The Sphingorhabdus lutea genome segment TGCCGATTATGCAGATAAAGACGCGCTGTCCGCCTTTATTGAGGAATGCCGCAAGGGCGGCACAACGGCGGCGGAAATTGAAACATTGGAGAAAAAGGGGTTTGATTTGGGTCTGCGCGCCGCGCACCCGATTGACCCTGAATTAAGCCTGCCCATTTATGTCGCCAATTTTGTGTTGATGGATTATGGCACAGGCGCGGTCATGGGTGTGCCCGGCCATGATCAACGCGATTTTGAATTTGCCTCCAAATATGGCCTGCCCATTAAAAGGGTGGTTGCCGCCAATGCTGCCGATGCAGATGCCCCCTTTGCAGGGGAAGCCGAATCGGGTGACGGAATTTTGGTCAATAGCGGCGAGTTTAATGGGTTAAGCGTCGATGATGCGAAAAACGCCATTATTACCCGCGCGGAAAATGAAAATTGGGGCGCGGGTAAGGTGCAATATCGCCTGCGCGATTGGGGCGTATCACGCCAACGCTATTGGGGAACGCCCATCCCGATTATCCATTGTGATGATTGCGGCGCTGTGCCCGTTCCTGCCCAGCAGCTTCCCGTCACCCTGCCCGAAGATGTCAGTTTCGACATTCCCGGCAACCCGCTTGACCGTCATCCGACATTTGGCAAGGCCGATTGCCCCAAATGTGGTAAGGCCGCACGGCGCGAAACCGACACATTGGACACATTTGTCGATTCCAGCTGGTATTTCATCCGCTTTGCCAGCCAACCAGATGCCCAAGCATTTGATAAGGCGGCGGCGGAAAAATGGTTGCCCGTTACCCAATATATTGGCGGGGTTGAACATGCGATTTTGCACCTGCTCTATGCGCGTTTTTGGACAAGGGCGCTGAACCATATTGGCATGATAGATATCAAAGAACCCTTTGGCAGCCTGTTCACCCAAGGAATGGTGACGCATCAAACATTCACCCATGGCGATGGCAGCTGGTTATCGCCCGATCAGGTGCGCAAAAATGGCAATGATTGGATTGTGATCGAAGATGGCAGCCCCGCCACCGCTGGCCGCATTGAAAAAATGTCAAAATCCAAGAAAAATGTTGTCGATCCTGATGATATTATTGAACAATATGGCGCGGATGCGGTGCGCTGGTTCATGCTATCCGACAGCCCACCAGAGCGGGACTTAGAATGGTCAGAGGCCGGAATTGAAGGATGCTGGCGCTTTGTCAATCGGATGTGGCGTTTGGTATCAAAGGTGGGTGAAGCAGCCGCCAATGGTGACGCGGCGATTGAAAAAGCAAATTTGGCATTGTCGCGTAAAATGCATCAAAGCATTAAGGGCGTGGGCGAAGATATTGAAAATTTATCATTTAATAAAGCCATTGCCAAATTATATGAGCTGACCGCCGCGATTGAGAAGACTGCTGCTGGGCCATCAAGGGATGAGGCGATTATTGCCTTATTAACCATGGCTGCGCCCATGACCCCGCATTTGGCCGAGGAGGCGTGGGAGCAATTGGGCGAGAAACATGGATGTCATGGCATGATTGCCAATGCCCATTGGCCCAAAATTGACGAAGCATTGTTGGTGGAAGATGAAGTTACCATCGCGGTTCAGGTTCAGGGCAAATTGCGCGATACATTGACGATGGCAAAGGGAATTGCCAAAGAAGAAGCCGAAAAACTTGCACTGGCGAGTGAGAAAGTGCAGCGTGCCATTGATGGTAATGCGATAAAGAAAATTATCGTCGTGCCCGATCGATTGGTAAATATTGTGATATGAAAAAACTGCTCTGCTTGTTCGCGCTGACCGCTATTTTATCCGGCATCTTATCTGCTTGCGGATTAAAGCCATTATATGCCGATGGTCGCAGTGGGGCCGTGTCCAGCGCCCTATCCTCCATCAGCGTGGATCAAATTGATGGCAAAGCGGGATGGCTGGTTCGTCAGGCATTGGAACGGCAATTAAACCCCGCATCAAATGATGATAATGACGGCAAGGCATTTCATTTGGTGGTCAAATTGGATGACCAGATTGAGGGGCTTGGCGTGCGCGCTAATGATAGTGTGACCCGCGAACGGCGGACTTTACGGGCGCGTTATCAATTGATTGATAATCAAAGCGGGGTCATATTATTGGACAAAACCGCCTTTAGCGACGCGGGAATTGATATTGTGGGATCAGAATATGCCACCGTTGCGGCGGAAAATAGCGCACTTGAAAATTTAAGCCAGAAAATCGCCGATCAAATTATCGCGCAATTGGCTAATTACAGCTTAAACAAAGGCGATGCCACACAAAATAACGCCTCAGAACAAAGCAGCGCAGGCGAATAATGGCATATGGCGGCGGCCAAAAAA includes the following:
- the lptE gene encoding LPS assembly lipoprotein LptE, which gives rise to MKKLLCLFALTAILSGILSACGLKPLYADGRSGAVSSALSSISVDQIDGKAGWLVRQALERQLNPASNDDNDGKAFHLVVKLDDQIEGLGVRANDSVTRERRTLRARYQLIDNQSGVILLDKTAFSDAGIDIVGSEYATVAAENSALENLSQKIADQIIAQLANYSLNKGDATQNNASEQSSAGE
- the leuS gene encoding leucine--tRNA ligase, producing MSEADRFNPHVADVRWQKRWEEEQTFRANDDSDKPRAYILEMFPYPSGRIHIGHVRNYTMGDVLARYKRMTGHEVLHPMGWDAFGMPAENAAMERKVHPGSWTFDNIDNMRTQLKRIGFALDWSRELATCTPQYYGHEQALFLKLYEAGLVYRKESTVNWDPVDMTVLANEQVIDGKGWRSGAEVEKRKLNQWFLKITDFADDLLEGLDSLEKWPDKVRLMQENWIGKSQGALLRFAISNAAVSDMAGIDEVEVFSTRPDTIMGASFIAIAADHPLAQQMAANADYADKDALSAFIEECRKGGTTAAEIETLEKKGFDLGLRAAHPIDPELSLPIYVANFVLMDYGTGAVMGVPGHDQRDFEFASKYGLPIKRVVAANAADADAPFAGEAESGDGILVNSGEFNGLSVDDAKNAIITRAENENWGAGKVQYRLRDWGVSRQRYWGTPIPIIHCDDCGAVPVPAQQLPVTLPEDVSFDIPGNPLDRHPTFGKADCPKCGKAARRETDTLDTFVDSSWYFIRFASQPDAQAFDKAAAEKWLPVTQYIGGVEHAILHLLYARFWTRALNHIGMIDIKEPFGSLFTQGMVTHQTFTHGDGSWLSPDQVRKNGNDWIVIEDGSPATAGRIEKMSKSKKNVVDPDDIIEQYGADAVRWFMLSDSPPERDLEWSEAGIEGCWRFVNRMWRLVSKVGEAAANGDAAIEKANLALSRKMHQSIKGVGEDIENLSFNKAIAKLYELTAAIEKTAAGPSRDEAIIALLTMAAPMTPHLAEEAWEQLGEKHGCHGMIANAHWPKIDEALLVEDEVTIAVQVQGKLRDTLTMAKGIAKEEAEKLALASEKVQRAIDGNAIKKIIVVPDRLVNIVI